The Candidatus Poribacteria bacterium nucleotide sequence ATCGCCGATGAGGTTGAGCTGGGGTTTCCCATGGGGACACCTGAGGGGATGGATGGCGAGACGAACGCGGAGCTGGGCCAAGCGGTAGCCGCCGCCTATTATGCGGCGCTTTCGGGGTGAAGATGAAGATCGCAGAGGGGTTATCGGCGGGTATAAGCTCAATATTCCGAAATAAGCTCCGATCCTTCCTAACGATGTTGGGGATAATCATAGGTGTAGCCGCCGTGATAGGGATGATAGCGGTGGGAGAGGGCGCCAGAACGCTCATAATCCGCGAGCTAGAAAAGCTCGGCGGAACGAACCTCTTCATCGTCCAGAAACCCAGATGGATTCAGAAAGATGGGAGATGGATACGCAACCCCAGCACCGAATACCTCACCCTCGAGGATGCCTGGGCCGTGCTGGCGAACTGCCCCTCAGTCGAAAGCGTTAACCCGGAGGTGATGGACGGTGCGTATCTGGCCCATCGGGATAAATCCAGGGTCTCGCTCTACGAGGCGACTACCCCGATGTTCACCGCCGCCCAGGACTGGTATACCGCCTTCGGACGCTTCATCTCGATGGGCGACCTGGACAACTGGGCGAGGATCTGTGTCATAGGGGTTAAGGTGTGGCATGACCTTTTCGGCGAGTCCAACCCGATCGGTCGAGAGATAAAGGTCAACTTCCAGAGGTTCACAGTGGTGGGCGTTATGGAAGAGAAGGGCAAGCTCTTCGGAGGCGGATGGGACAGGGACGAGGAGATCCTCATCCCGCTCACCACAGCTCAAAGGCGGTTCAGGGGAGGCAGACAGGTCGATATCTTCTGGTGTAAGGCGAAAAGCTATGATCTCGTGGATCAGGCGGTTCAGGAGACACGGGTGCTTCTGATGAGAAGACATAAGGGCGAGGAGTTCTTCCGGATCAACTCCGCCAAACAGTTCCTCCAGGCGGTCGAAAAGGTGAGCCTCATC carries:
- a CDS encoding ABC transporter permease, whose product is MKIAEGLSAGISSIFRNKLRSFLTMLGIIIGVAAVIGMIAVGEGARTLIIRELEKLGGTNLFIVQKPRWIQKDGRWIRNPSTEYLTLEDAWAVLANCPSVESVNPEVMDGAYLAHRDKSRVSLYEATTPMFTAAQDWYTAFGRFISMGDLDNWARICVIGVKVWHDLFGESNPIGREIKVNFQRFTVVGVMEEKGKLFGGGWDRDEEILIPLTTAQRRFRGGRQVDIFWCKAKSYDLVDQAVQETRVLLMRRHKGEEFFRINSAKQFLQAVEKVSLIIKSMLGGIAAIALIVGGVGIMNIMLVSVTERTREIGLRKAVGAKRRDIMFQFLIESLVMCLVGGGIGILVGVFIGMGMSGVINLFVFKGSGWPSTVSPQSVMLGVGFSAFVGLLFGLYPAYKASRLEPAEALRYE